TGCATGGATGAATAATTGTTTTGATTGTTCATTGCCTAACCAGTTTACCGGTTCGCCATATCCTCTATTTGCAGCAAGTTTAGCTTCTGATTCACTCAAACCGGTTACTTGGGTAATACGTTTAACTGTCATGTTTGAAAAATGTTCGAATTCGCCATTAAAGGTATCTTTTAGTGATTCTATAATATCAATCCAGTGCTGAACCTTGGGTGAGAATTCTTTTATCCAGTAACCAGACTTTTCTAGTGTACCATTCGGTTGCTGAGGTAAAAAATGGATTGGAATATAAATCGCGGCCCCATTCTCAATAATAAAGGGGGTATCCAGCTGCAACTCTTTACGCAGCTCAAATAATTCGGCGTATGTTTTACTGGTATTAGGGATGACTGGGATATCGAGATTTTTTAATTTCTTTAGGATTTTAACCGCGGGGGCAAAGCTATAAGTGTGATGGTCAAGTAAAGTTCCATCTAGATCAGTGAAAATTAGCGTTTGTTTTTTCATTTTTCACTTCTCCTTTGATGTTCAATAATTTTTCTAACTGAGTTGAGTATATAAACATGTTCACATTTATCAGCTAGAGTATTTAGGCTGTGTTCGGTTAATCGTTGATAATATTGAATAAAGTTTTTTATTTGCTCATTATTCATGACTGCATCGGTGATTTTGTCGCCAAGTGAATCTGCTAATTTTTGTTCTTGTTCTAACCGCCATGCATAAACGTCTGTAAACGACGGAGCTTTAAACATAACCCATTTATCCATGTATTTATACAATGGTTGATAATGTAACATCAGTTGAGTATTGGCATAATTGCGCCAAATAGCTTGTTTATCTTGTAATGCTTCTAGTGAATTAACTGGCACTTCAAGTTCAGATTCTTGTTGAGCATCAACCCCCCAACACCATCCCTCAAATATAACTATGTCTATTTGTTTATCTATTTTTGTCCACTGACTTAAATTATAAGGGTTATCTGTGGCTTTATTGAACCGTGGAATAGTTACTGGTAGTTGTGCTGATTTAATTTTTTCTAATGCTTGTTTAATTAAACTAGTGTCATGGGTGCCTGGTACGCCTCTGGTTTTAAATAGGGGGTGTACATCGGTTGCCAAAATTTCACGTTCATCTTGACTGTAATAAAAGTCATCTAATGACATTACTATCACAGACAAATTGTATTTTTCTTCTAAATATAATTTTAGGTAATCAGAAAGGGTTGATTTACCTGAGCCTTGGCAACCATTTATGCCAACAAAATAGCTTGTTTCTGCACTTTTTTGGTGCAATGCAATTTCATCTGCCAAAGGGATATAAAATTCTTTTGCCGTTTGTTGAAACACGCTAGGGAGCTTGTGTTGGTTAATAAAAGTCTCGGTTAACATAAATTTAGTTTCCTAATTTGTTGGCTAAACTTGCATATCTTTTAGTCAACATTCCATATTTTATAATTACTATTACAACTTATGTGCCAACAACTTTTTATAAGGCATATTCTTTAGCCTATTTATTACATACTCATATATGATGTGTGATTATGTTGTCTTGGGAGAAATTTGTTTTGCATTACTCCGTTCCTTTTATATGGTACAAATAGATAACTGCTATTACATATTTTATGCAATAGCTACTTTATAGCTCCGAGCTTATTTACCTAAATCTACACAGGCAAGGTATATGGGCCGTGAACTTGCTTTTAAGTTCGCCAGGGTTGCAAGAGAAATCGAACAGCCTCCCGTAAACACCTACTTTTTGGTGTTTAAATTTGGAAAGGTGTTAATCAAAACATGTTAGAAGATAAATTTGGACGCCGTTTCCACTATTTACGGCTGTCTATTACAGACGTGTGTAATTTCAGGTGTGACTACTGTCTGCCAGATGGTTACGCATGTGATAGTGATAGAAATTTCCTTTCAGTTAGTGAAATACAAACCTTGGTTAAAGGTTTTGCCGCTTTAGGTACCAGTAAAGTACGTATCACAGGTGGTGAGCCTTCTCTTCGAAAAGACCTAGCTGAAATTATTAAAAATTGTGCTAATACCCCTGGTATAGAACATGTCGCTATGACAACTAATGGTTATAAGCTTGAGTCTAATATACAAACTTGGGTTGACGCCGGTTTAGATTCGCTTAATGTCAGTATTGATAGTTTAGATCCTCGAATGTTTCAGTCTATTACTGGGCACGATTCCTTAGATTCTATTTTGACTGGAATTGATAAAGCATTAGCTTTAGGTGTTAAAGTTAAAGTGAATGTTGTATTGATGAAACAATATAATGCGGCTGAGTTTAGTCAGTTTTTAAACTGGGTTAAATCTACTCCCATTAGTTTACGTTTTATCGAGTTGATGCAAACTGGAGATAATCTAACATTTTTTCAAGAAAATCATGTTTCCGGGTTACCTTTCAAAGAGCAGCTGCTAGAGAGTGGTTGGAGCCAATTAATCCGCAGTAAAACTGCTGGTCCTGCTCAGGAGTTTTATCATCCTGACTCTGAAGGCCGAATTGGTTTAATTATGCCTTACAGTAAAGACTTTTGTGGCACATGTAATCGATTAAGGGTATCGGCCATAGGTAAACTGCATCTTTGTTTATTTGCAGAACAAGGTCTAGACATAAGAGCCTCATTACAATCAGCAGATAGTATTGAATTACAGAAGCAACTCTCAAGTTTATTGTCTGATAAAGAAGCGACACATTGGTTACAAGATGGTTATACCGGTGGCACTAAACATTTGGCTATGTTGGGCGGTTAGTGGTGAGTATATGTTAGCTGGAATTGCCCTTGCCGGTGGACGCTCGAGTCGAATGGGAAAGGACAAAAGTTTATTGTCTATACCCGATACTGATTTAACTTTATTGAGTCATTGTCAAAAGTTGTTAGCTGGATTACAGCCCATAAAAGTGTGGATCAGTGGTATAAAGGATAACCAAGCTTTAGTAGATGTTTACCCTAATTATGGACCTATGTCTGGTATCCATAGCGTGCTCAGTTATTTAATAAATAACGAGCCTGATATTACTGAAGTCCTCTTTGTGCCCGTTGATATGCCTGCGTTAACGCTTGAAGATTTGCAATTATTAGTGCAACAAGGGCAAAAATTTAACTCACTTTGTTACTATCAAGATCATCATTTCCCTTTATATATGCCTATAAGAAAAAATATTTTAAGCCATTTGGAACAACAGCTGCAGCATGCTGTAGAACTACCAAGCCAGGGTAAAAATAAACAATTATCCATGCGCAAAGTATTAAACCACTTTGCAGCAAAATCAATACCAGTAACCAATCAATCTTCACTTATAAACATAAATACTCCTCAGCAATGGCAACAACATTGCGAGTTGAGTAAAGTTAAAGGTAAATAAATGGCATCGCAAATAACGACTGAAACAAAACAACTCAATATAGCGGTTTTAACGGTTTCTGATACAAGGACTGAAGATAATGATACTTCAGGCCAATATTTAGTGCAGGCTGTAATTGACGCAGGGCATAAGTTTATTGAAAAGAATATTGTTATTGATGATAAGTTTAAAATCAGAGCCGAATTATCCAATTGGATTGCATCAGATCAAGTACAAGTAGTGCTTATAACAGGTGGCACCGGGTTTACTGCTAGAGATACCACCCCAGAAGCGGTTAAACCTTTATTCGATAAAGATATTGAAGGATTCGGCGAACTGTTTAGGCATGTCTCATTTTTAGAAATTGGCACGTCGACTGTGCAATCAAGAGCCCTTGCCGGAATGGCAAATGGTACTGCTATTTTTTGTATGCCTGGTTCTACAGGGGCATGTAAAACGGCTTGGACTAAAATTTTGCTGCAGCAACTCAATTCAACACATAGGCCCTGTAACTTTGTTGTACATTTAAAAAATGTAACAGCAAGCTGTGAAAGTAGGGGGTAAATTTGTGACTGCACAAGAAAAATTTAGTCATATTAATGAGCAAGGTAAAGCCAATATGGTAGATGTGACTGAAAAGCAAATCACACAGCGCCAAGCCATAGCTGAAGGTTATATTAAAATGTCACAACAAGCTTTTGATTTATTAAAAAATAATCAACACGCTAAAGGAGATGTTTTATCCGTTGCTCAAATAGCTGGTATTCAGGGCGCAAAAAAATGCAGCGATCTTATTCCTTTATGCCATCCATTAATGCTTTCGAAAGTACAGATTGAATTTCAAATTTTAGATGACTCTCAACAAGTGCGAATTCAAGCATTGTGCAAGTTATCAGGCCAAACAGGAGTAGAGATGGAAGCATTAACCGCCGTAAGTGTCGCTGCTCTTACTTTATTCGATATGTGTAAGGCAGTAGACCCATTAATGGAAATTTCTGGCATTAGAGTATTAAAAAAGCAGGGCGGTAAAAGTGGTGATTGGCAAGTTGAGAAGGTTAAATGATTAATATACTTTTTTTTGGTCAACTTAAAGAACGTTTAAACCAAGACAAGATAAAAATAGACTTGTCTGAACTAAGTGATAAACAAACTAATGTGGCTAACTTACGAAACTATTTGCAAAAACAAAATGTAGATTGGCTTGAATTTTTGCAATTTGGTCAAGCTTTGGTAGCGGTCAACCAAGAAATAGCCACTGAAGAAACCGAAATAGCAGATAATGATGAAGTGGCTTTTTTCCCACCTGTTACCGGCGGGTAATCTAATGGCCATGAATAATAAAATTTGTGTGCAACAACAGGACTTTGATTTAGCTTCTGAATATCATAATTTAACAATAAACAATCCGGATGATGGTGCTGTGGTGACCTTTGTTGGTTTAGTTAGAGATTTCAATCAAGATGGAAAAATAACGGGATTATTTTTAGAACATTACCCAGCCATGACTATCAAAGCATTAACTTCCATTGTTCAACAAGCTAGAGAAAAGTGGACTCTTGGCCGAATAACAATTATTCATAGGGTAGGGCAGTTAAACCCAACAGATCAAATCGTTTTTGTGGGTGTCACCAGTCAACATAGACAAGCTGCTTATCAGGCAAATGAATTTATTATGGATTACCTTAAAACAAGAGCCCCATTTTGGAAAAAAGAAACCAGTAAACAAGGTGATTCATGGGTTGAAGCGAAACAGACTGATAGAGAAAAAGCAGACAGGTGGCAATAAAAAAGCCGCTAATTAGCGGCTTACAATTTGATAATTTTATTGTTGATTATTCATCACAATTTTCTTTGCAATAACCATATAGGTACAAACTATGATGAGTCAGTGACATGTTATGTCTTTCTGCTACTTCTTTTTGACGTTTTTCAATTAACTCATCTTCAAACTCGATTACTTTGCCGCAATTTAAACATACCAAATGATCGTGATGTTCTTTATGGCTAATTTCGAATACAGATTTACCACCTTCAAAGTGATGACGATTTAATATACCCGCATCATCAAATTGGTTTAGTACTCGATATACTGTGGCTAAACCAATATCCTCATCTTGTTCAATGAGTCGTTTATATACATCTTCTGCACTGATATGTTGATTTTCAGGAAGTTGCAGTATTTCTAATATTTTTAAACGAGGCAGGGTAACTTTTAATCCTGCTTTTTTTAATTCTTTATTTTGATCCATTGACTTACTTACAAATAATTAATGATGTCATTATAGGGTAGTTGGCCTCTATTGAAAGAGCAGATGCATAATTATAATAACTATTTACAAATTAAAAGGGAGCCTAAGCTCCCTTTAAGATTATTTTTAGATAGTAACCAGTTAACCTAGTTCTGCTAAACACATTTCTTCGTTAATCTGTTTACACCAAGCTTTAACTCGTTCTTCTGTCAGCTCTGGTTGTCTGTCTTCGTCTATGCCAAGGCCGACAAAGTGATCTTCATCAGCCATACCTTTCGAAGCTTCAAAGTCATACCCTTCAGTTGACCATTGGCCTACTAAAATGGCTCCTTTGGCTTCCACTATATCCCTAACCATGCCCATAGCATCTAGGAAATATTCAGCGTAATCTTCCTGATCACCACAACCAAAAATAGCCACTAGCTTATCTTCAAAATCAATCATTTCAAGTTCAGGAAAAAAATCATCCCAGTCGCATTGCGCTTCACCGTAATACCAAGTGGGAATGCCGAATAATAATAGATCGAACTCAGCTATTTGCTCTTTACTGCTTTTAGCAATGTCATGCACTGCTATTAAATTTTTACCCAACTCTTTTTGGATCATTTTAGCAATATGCTCTGTATTGCCAGTATCACTGCCGAAAAATAGCCCCACACTTGCCATCAGTATTTTATCCTCACTTTTTGTATGTCTGATACGTTATTTATTAGCCAACAAATAACTGCATAATACCTTTAAAAATAAATCCCGCTGCGCCTAAAAATAAAACAAAATACACCACAATTTTACCTAATAATGGTACTTCATTTTTCTTTAAAACGTCATAAACAGCGTAAGTCATTAAAATGAACAAACCAGCTAAACAGAGATTTAAACCTACCGCTTCTATTAATTCGTAATGTTCACTTAACATTTATCATCGACTCTATTCTAAAAACCGCGGCATATTACCACAGTGTCCACTACATGAAAATTGTTAGGCGGGTAAAGAAACAAATTTTGACATTTTGTATCGTAATTTATAGCAAGCTAAACAGATTTAATAAATGTTGATATCAGTTTATGACATAAGTTAGGGTTTTCAGCATGTAACCAATGACCAGTATTTGCAATTAGTTTTGATTGACTATTCGGAAATAGTTTTAGGATCGGTTGTTTATGTTCAAGTAATAAGTAGTCAGAATTACCTCCTTTAATAAACAATACAGCGCCTTGAAAGGCTATGTCAGATTCAATTGCTGCAGATAATAGCTGATAATCCCGTTCTAAAAGTTGTAAATTAAATCGCCAGTTCCACTGTTGGGCTTCGTTATATAAGCTTTTTAATAAAAATTGTCTGGTTGAAGGTTCAGATATATAAATGGCTAATTGCATATCGGCTTCATTACGGCTGGTTAAAGTATCTAAGTGAACGTTATTTAATCCTTTAAATACGTCGAGATGACGGGGGGCGTATTTTACTGGAGCAATATCTAAAATTATTAAGTGAGAGATTATTTCTGAATGGTCCAACGCAATTTTCATTGCTATTTTTCCGCCTAAAGAATGACCTAATATGTCTGCTTTATTGATATTTAATTGTTGTAACAATTGCACAATTTTATTTGCATATAGCTCGAAACTAAAGGTTTCTGTATAGTCCGATTTTCCATGATCTGGTAAATCGATGGCGAGTACTTGGTGGCTGTTGGTAAATAATTTACGTAAGCCCGTTAAATTGTCTAAATTTCCGAATAAGCCGTGAATTAACAATATCCAAGGTTTGTCTGAACTGTCTGAGAAAATTTGATGATGAATGCTGGCCATGAATTGTTCTTTTTGGATAAAATATAGTTAGCTTATTGTACTTATTTTTTTCCTGTATGGATGAAAAATGGACAAGTAATTTTCACTAAGTTTGTTAGGTCTAGATAGTTAACCTAACAAACTTGTTAGTGATAGTGAGGATTAATAGGCCCCTGATTTACCGTACTGTTGCATTTTCGTTTGACGTGGACGTAATCTATGAGGTGCATAGACGCCAGTTCGTCTATCAAAACCATCTAAGGTACGCACATTTGGTATGAAGTTATGGGTTTCTCTTATCCATGAACCTAAAGCTTTTCTGTGTTTAGTTATTTCTGCTTGATATTGACCAAAGTCTGCAAGATTATTCAGTTCAAATGAGTCATTTTCAAGGTCGGAAAATTCTTCTTTAGGACGAGGCGATATAAATGGTCTAGATTGGTGTTTATTCAGTAACTCTGCATCATATAATCTACCCAGTTCCCACCAAATTTTATGATAAACGGTATCATCACTTGGAGTCGGAGGTAGATCATTGTAATTGTTACGAATATAACGAAAACGTTTAGATCGAATAGAGCGTCCATGATCTTCAAAGTCATGCCATTTTCCAGCTGCGGCAGTCCAATATCCAGATTCTTTCAAAATTTCAGAAAATGTAGTTTTTACAAGTGGCAAGTCCCAATGTAATTGTTCAGCATCGGTATTATGTGGGGAACGGCCTTTAAAAAATACTGGCTCGACTAGGACTACAGGCGCTAGCAGTCAAATATGCACTATCAAAACGCATACCACCAGTTGTCATTTTATCGAGGTTTGGTGTATGAATAGTTGGGTGACCATAAGCTGCTATGTCATTCCAACTTAGGTCATCGGCAATGACTAACACTATGTTTGGCCGAGGATTACCTAATGCATTAAAATTAAAAGTAACACATGATAAAATCATTTTAGCCTGAATCGAAGGCAAAAAAAAGCCAAGGTAAGAATACCTTGGCCTTGATGATAGAATTTTTAAATTATACTTTTACGACAGAATTCTCTTCCAATGATACTGGTGATTTTTCGTATGCATCAGCCTGCCAATCATTTTCCCATTTCTCATTATCTAATAAGTATCTAAACTGATAGCTAGTATCTTTGGTTAAATTAACGGTAGCTGTAAAATCTCCATTTTTAAGTTTTTTCATCGGTAAACTTTCTCGTTCCCAATCATTAAAGTCACCTACCAGATTCACTTTTTCAGCTTCACTGGCTTCTGTTTTAGATAATTTGAATGTTACTTTACAAACATCTTTAGATTTTAAATATTGTTTTTTAAATGCCATGTGACTCTCTCCATATATGACGGTAAATTAAAGGTAGTTGATAGAATATGTTTTAACTGAATTTGTTTAAGATTAACACATTTAAATGGCCGTTTTTTAACCTATTTTGTAGATTTAGCTATATTTCTTTAAGTGTTTACATACTTTATTTCTTTGTTTAGCAAGCCACTAACAAACTTGTTAAAAAAATTACAATCGAAATCAATTTACATTGGCTAAAATATTTACTGATTTGTTTTGAATGAGGGCAAATTGTTTTTAACGAGAATAAAAACAACAATTAGGGTGCCAATTATTGTTCCCATTAAGTGTGCATCAATGGCCACATTTGCGTTTATTAATGTGGCAACTTCTTCGTTGGCTCCTGCTATTTGTTCATATATCACTTTTAGCCAAACTCCAAAAAATAGTATCCAACCACTTTTTATTTTATGAATAATATCTTGCCAGGCACCTATAATAAATAATCCATGTAATACTCCTGATAAGCCTACATACCAAATAAGATCATCTGAATAAAAGAACAGTCCGATGCTGGTACCTATACATAAAATAAAAAGTGTCCATACGGAACGGATATTATAATAGTCTCCATTTAATGCCCATAACAACACTAGGCCAGTTAAATTTAACCATAAATGGTTACTGTTGGTATGTAGAAAATGACCACTGATTAAACGCCACCACTGTCCATCAGATATTAAATTCCGATTATAGGCAAACCATTCACGACTAGAAGGTTCTAAAAGCCAAAAAGTACAACTAATTATTATAACTGTAATGGGCATAAATAGTTGTTTAAATGTAAAGGGAAGGCGAGTCATTGGTCTTGTTTATTGAATTGTTTCTATTTGTTCTAATAGTACCGAATTTTAATCTCAAAAGTTATTTGTATTTGCAAATCGTCCTATGCCTAGTTAATGTCTCAACATACTATTTGTTTATCTGAGACTACGACATTTTGAGACCTCTATACCTTATTATACTGTCACTTGTTTTTTATTCACTTTTTGTCAACTCAGCCCCAAAACGTGAGGATAGAGAGCCTGAAGCGGCAACTGGATATCAAGCAAAAAAAGCATTTACAGCTAAGGAATATATGGTTATTGCTGCCAATCCGTATGCTTCTTGGGCAGGCAAGAATATTATTAATAAAGGTGGGACGGCAATCGATGCAGCCATTGCCGTACAAGCTATGTTGACCCTTGTTGAACCTCAGTCATCAGGTATAGGTGGTGGCAGCTTTATTTTATATTGGGATAATAAAGCAAAAAAGTTACATACCTATGATGGCAGAGAAACCGCCCCAAGTAATGCCAGCATAGATTTGTTTTTAAAAGACAATCAACCAATTAAATGGATGGATGCAGTGGTTGGTGGACGTTCTGTAGGAGTGCCGGGGACATTAAAAGCGCTGGATATGGCTCATAAAGAATTTGGTCATTTACCCTGGGCTGAATTATTTCAAGACTCGATTAAGTTGTCAGATGAAGGGTTTATTGTATCCAAACGGTTAGCTAAATTAGTAGCAATGGAATTACATCCTGGTTTAAGAAAATTTAGAACATCATCTGTGTATTTTTACCCACAAGGTCAAGCTATTAGAGAAGGACAACTTAAAAAAAATAGTGCGCTAGGGCAAGTATTTAAAACAGTGGCAGAGCAGGGCGTAGATAGTTTTTACCAAGGTGCTTTAGCCGGAAAAATTGCTAAGTCAGTGGCATTTTCAAGTATTAATCCGGGGCTATTAACAACCAAAGATTTAACGAGTTATAAAGCAATAAAGCGTTCTCCTGTTTGTGGCAAATATAAAAAATATAATATTTGTGGTATGGCCCCACCCAGTTCAGGTGGTATTAGTGTATTGCAAACATTACGTACTTTAGAGCCTTATCATTTAGAACAATATCAAGCTAATTCTTTGACTGCTCTGCATCTATTTACTCAAGCATCTAGATTAACTTATGCAGATAGAGAACTGTACATTGCTGATGGAGATTTTAACCAGTTACCCTTTGCATCTATGTTAAGTCATCGTTATCTAAAACAAAGAAGTCGGCATATATCTCTGAATAAAGATATGGGAAAAATACGAGCAGGCAAACCATTTGCACAAATCAATTTTCAACAAAGTGAAAGTTTTGAATTACCTAATACCAGTCATTTTTCTATTATTGATAAACAAGGAAATGCCATTTCAATTACCTCTAGTATCGAGT
The sequence above is a segment of the Paraglaciecola sp. L3A3 genome. Coding sequences within it:
- a CDS encoding mannosyl-3-phosphoglycerate phosphatase; the encoded protein is MKKQTLIFTDLDGTLLDHHTYSFAPAVKILKKLKNLDIPVIPNTSKTYAELFELRKELQLDTPFIIENGAAIYIPIHFLPQQPNGTLEKSGYWIKEFSPKVQHWIDIIESLKDTFNGEFEHFSNMTVKRITQVTGLSESEAKLAANRGYGEPVNWLGNEQSKQLFIHALQEMGATPLQGGRFLHVTGHSDKGQALIWLLNEYKKQHPELQCESIALGDGQNDVAMLEVASLAIRILSPTTPPPELKRTNKVLTSHNFGPTGWSECIEAILFK
- a CDS encoding P-loop NTPase fold protein: MLTETFINQHKLPSVFQQTAKEFYIPLADEIALHQKSAETSYFVGINGCQGSGKSTLSDYLKLYLEEKYNLSVIVMSLDDFYYSQDEREILATDVHPLFKTRGVPGTHDTSLIKQALEKIKSAQLPVTIPRFNKATDNPYNLSQWTKIDKQIDIVIFEGWCWGVDAQQESELEVPVNSLEALQDKQAIWRNYANTQLMLHYQPLYKYMDKWVMFKAPSFTDVYAWRLEQEQKLADSLGDKITDAVMNNEQIKNFIQYYQRLTEHSLNTLADKCEHVYILNSVRKIIEHQRRSEK
- the moaA gene encoding GTP 3',8-cyclase MoaA, coding for MLEDKFGRRFHYLRLSITDVCNFRCDYCLPDGYACDSDRNFLSVSEIQTLVKGFAALGTSKVRITGGEPSLRKDLAEIIKNCANTPGIEHVAMTTNGYKLESNIQTWVDAGLDSLNVSIDSLDPRMFQSITGHDSLDSILTGIDKALALGVKVKVNVVLMKQYNAAEFSQFLNWVKSTPISLRFIELMQTGDNLTFFQENHVSGLPFKEQLLESGWSQLIRSKTAGPAQEFYHPDSEGRIGLIMPYSKDFCGTCNRLRVSAIGKLHLCLFAEQGLDIRASLQSADSIELQKQLSSLLSDKEATHWLQDGYTGGTKHLAMLGG
- a CDS encoding molybdenum cofactor guanylyltransferase; this translates as MLAGIALAGGRSSRMGKDKSLLSIPDTDLTLLSHCQKLLAGLQPIKVWISGIKDNQALVDVYPNYGPMSGIHSVLSYLINNEPDITEVLFVPVDMPALTLEDLQLLVQQGQKFNSLCYYQDHHFPLYMPIRKNILSHLEQQLQHAVELPSQGKNKQLSMRKVLNHFAAKSIPVTNQSSLININTPQQWQQHCELSKVKGK
- the moaB gene encoding molybdenum cofactor biosynthesis protein B, yielding MASQITTETKQLNIAVLTVSDTRTEDNDTSGQYLVQAVIDAGHKFIEKNIVIDDKFKIRAELSNWIASDQVQVVLITGGTGFTARDTTPEAVKPLFDKDIEGFGELFRHVSFLEIGTSTVQSRALAGMANGTAIFCMPGSTGACKTAWTKILLQQLNSTHRPCNFVVHLKNVTASCESRG
- the moaC gene encoding cyclic pyranopterin monophosphate synthase MoaC, translated to MTAQEKFSHINEQGKANMVDVTEKQITQRQAIAEGYIKMSQQAFDLLKNNQHAKGDVLSVAQIAGIQGAKKCSDLIPLCHPLMLSKVQIEFQILDDSQQVRIQALCKLSGQTGVEMEALTAVSVAALTLFDMCKAVDPLMEISGIRVLKKQGGKSGDWQVEKVK
- the moaD gene encoding molybdopterin converting factor subunit 1 gives rise to the protein MINILFFGQLKERLNQDKIKIDLSELSDKQTNVANLRNYLQKQNVDWLEFLQFGQALVAVNQEIATEETEIADNDEVAFFPPVTGG
- the moaE gene encoding molybdopterin synthase catalytic subunit MoaE, which produces MAMNNKICVQQQDFDLASEYHNLTINNPDDGAVVTFVGLVRDFNQDGKITGLFLEHYPAMTIKALTSIVQQAREKWTLGRITIIHRVGQLNPTDQIVFVGVTSQHRQAAYQANEFIMDYLKTRAPFWKKETSKQGDSWVEAKQTDREKADRWQ
- the fur gene encoding ferric iron uptake transcriptional regulator, coding for MDQNKELKKAGLKVTLPRLKILEILQLPENQHISAEDVYKRLIEQDEDIGLATVYRVLNQFDDAGILNRHHFEGGKSVFEISHKEHHDHLVCLNCGKVIEFEDELIEKRQKEVAERHNMSLTHHSLYLYGYCKENCDE
- the fldA gene encoding flavodoxin FldA translates to MASVGLFFGSDTGNTEHIAKMIQKELGKNLIAVHDIAKSSKEQIAEFDLLLFGIPTWYYGEAQCDWDDFFPELEMIDFEDKLVAIFGCGDQEDYAEYFLDAMGMVRDIVEAKGAILVGQWSTEGYDFEASKGMADEDHFVGLGIDEDRQPELTEERVKAWCKQINEEMCLAELG
- a CDS encoding DUF2788 domain-containing protein, coding for MLSEHYELIEAVGLNLCLAGLFILMTYAVYDVLKKNEVPLLGKIVVYFVLFLGAAGFIFKGIMQLFVG
- a CDS encoding alpha/beta fold hydrolase, producing the protein MASIHHQIFSDSSDKPWILLIHGLFGNLDNLTGLRKLFTNSHQVLAIDLPDHGKSDYTETFSFELYANKIVQLLQQLNINKADILGHSLGGKIAMKIALDHSEIISHLIILDIAPVKYAPRHLDVFKGLNNVHLDTLTSRNEADMQLAIYISEPSTRQFLLKSLYNEAQQWNWRFNLQLLERDYQLLSAAIESDIAFQGAVLFIKGGNSDYLLLEHKQPILKLFPNSQSKLIANTGHWLHAENPNLCHKLISTFIKSV
- a CDS encoding sulfatase-like hydrolase/transferase produces the protein MILSCVTFNFNALGNPRPNIVLVIADDLSWNDIAAYGHPTIHTPNLDKMTTGGMRFDSAYLTASACSPSRASIF
- a CDS encoding isoamylase early set domain-containing protein — protein: MAFKKQYLKSKDVCKVTFKLSKTEASEAEKVNLVGDFNDWERESLPMKKLKNGDFTATVNLTKDTSYQFRYLLDNEKWENDWQADAYEKSPVSLEENSVVKV
- the rrtA gene encoding rhombosortase — translated: MPITVIIISCTFWLLEPSSREWFAYNRNLISDGQWWRLISGHFLHTNSNHLWLNLTGLVLLWALNGDYYNIRSVWTLFILCIGTSIGLFFYSDDLIWYVGLSGVLHGLFIIGAWQDIIHKIKSGWILFFGVWLKVIYEQIAGANEEVATLINANVAIDAHLMGTIIGTLIVVFILVKNNLPSFKTNQ
- the ggt gene encoding gamma-glutamyltransferase encodes the protein MRPLYLIILSLVFYSLFVNSAPKREDREPEAATGYQAKKAFTAKEYMVIAANPYASWAGKNIINKGGTAIDAAIAVQAMLTLVEPQSSGIGGGSFILYWDNKAKKLHTYDGRETAPSNASIDLFLKDNQPIKWMDAVVGGRSVGVPGTLKALDMAHKEFGHLPWAELFQDSIKLSDEGFIVSKRLAKLVAMELHPGLRKFRTSSVYFYPQGQAIREGQLKKNSALGQVFKTVAEQGVDSFYQGALAGKIAKSVAFSSINPGLLTTKDLTSYKAIKRSPVCGKYKKYNICGMAPPSSGGISVLQTLRTLEPYHLEQYQANSLTALHLFTQASRLTYADRELYIADGDFNQLPFASMLSHRYLKQRSRHISLNKDMGKIRAGKPFAQINFQQSESFELPNTSHFSIIDKQGNAISITSSIEFAFGSGLMVEGFLLNNQLTDFSFSPYKFNKPVLNRVEPNKRPRSAMSPTMVFDENGQLMLALGSPGGSRIISYVAQTLIAVLDWNLDIQQAINLPKITNRNDYTALEKGTQLENIKPNLEKLGHKVQIRELNSGLHGFQISNGHLVGGADPRREGVAVGQ